In the genome of Misgurnus anguillicaudatus unplaced genomic scaffold, ASM2758022v2 HiC_scaffold_27, whole genome shotgun sequence, one region contains:
- the LOC141362458 gene encoding protein SPT2 homolog isoform X1, with the protein MDFDSVLSIASQNQGLSSVPKRYSLKTGPPKKDVKIKGVNSSAVQAFLKKQAIDQRKKELESKKAKEELLAKRVELKSDRKARAMASRTKDNFRGYNGIPVVEQPKKRRSKGEMFEEQERTDMYDDDDEDNYNYEGTDSESDEKNSQVKFKPQPRAENSNKVDSKPKKPSASARPAPPPMNFAELLKLAQKKQFEPVELKQVKKTKERPRTAEEIRELEMERKVKNQDRGKDVKPDKNLGQKDNRSQSSSNSQKKPIDGDNRNGKLPKPAGDKYSSASTSKKPKPKTSNERPHGSAKPTENRTNSGSSGALNNKVAIKTGPSFQAKQAPPRPPQSQRPTTSSDLTPKKGNISVPQGKPSISGIRSGVASDPARSGQGPQKSSDRGGHPQKLVKPGNVQRPGSGAPPRPGSNGLVRPSSGDSSKQPRPGGSLQGQQIPGGSRAPLNGPSRMRGGFSGRPVNGMGSGPGRPQCTVVAETISSKNFTPRPGMMAQRPPGPQGPRTMIDASGHRVLVRPPGPPLPPITSSYKRQYEDEEDEYDSEMDDFIDDGEQDPDEISKHIREIFGYDKNKYKDESDYALKFMESSWKEQQKEEARSLRLGIKEDEEEMLLEEQEMKRKLAMKVKRKKI; encoded by the exons AACTGGAGAGTAAGAAGGCAAAAGAGGAGCTACTGGCCAAAAGAGTGGAGCTGAAATCAGACAGGAAGGCACGAGCGATGGCTTCACGGACCAAGGACAATTTCAGAGGTTACAATGGCATCCCCGTTGTCGAGCAGCCCAAAAAGAGGCGATCAAAGGGGGAGATGTTTGAGGAACAGGAAAGAACAGACAtgtatgatgatgatgatgaggacaATTACAACTACGAGGGTACAGATTCCGAATCCGATGAGAAAAACAGTCAGGTTAAGTTTAAGCCTCAGCCTCGTGCCGAAAACTCAAACAAAGTCGACAGCAAGCCGAAAAAACCCAGTGCTTCAGCTAGGCCTGCCCCACCACCAATGAACTTTGCAGAACTTTTGAAGCTTGCACAGAAAAAACAATTTGAACCTGTTGAACTGAAACAAGTAAAGAAGACAAAAGAGAGGCCTAGAACTGCAGAGGAGATTCGAGAACTTGAAATGGAGCGTAAAGTTAAAAATCAAGACAGAGGGAAGGATGTGAAACCTGACAAGAATTTAGGGCAAAAGGACAACAGATCTCAGTCCAGCTCAAATTCCCAAAAGAAACCCATAGATGGTGACAACAGAAATGGGAAGCTGCCCAAGCCAGCTGGAGATAAGTATTCATCTGCCAGTACCAGCAAAAAGCCAAAGCCCAAAACTTCCAACGAAAGACCACATGGTTCTGCCAAACCTACCGAAAACAGAACCAACTCTGGCTCCTCAGGTGCCTTAAATAATAAAGTTGCCATAAAGACCGGTCCCTCATTTCAGGCTAAACAAGCACCACCCAGACCCCCACAGAGCCAAAGGCCCACAACCTCAAGTGACCTTACCCCAAAGAAGGGGAATATCTCAGTACCTCAAGGAAAACCAAGTATTTCTGGAATTCGCAGTGGAGTTGCATCCGATCCCGCTAGATCAGGTCAAggacctcaaaaaagctcaGACAGAGGTGGGCATCCTCAGAAACTGGTAAAACCAGGAAATGTACAACGACCTGGGAGCGGTGCTCCACCTCGGCCGGGTAGCAATGGACTTGTACGACCCTCTTCCGGTGATTCCTCAAAGCAACCAAGACCGGGTGGTAGCCTTCAAGGGCAGCAGATTCCTGGAGGCTCCAGGGCTCCTTTAAATGGACCAAGCAGGATGAGAGGCGGTTTTTCCGGGAGGCCAGTAAACGGCATGGGCTCAGGTCCTGGTAGACCACAGTGTACTGTTGTTGCAGAGACTATTTCTTCAAAGAACTTTACACCAAGACCTGGGATGATGGCCCAAAGGCCTCCAGGACCCCAAGGCCCCAGAACGATGATTGACGCCTCGGGTCACAGAGTCTTGGTTAGACCTCCTG GACCACCGCTGCCGCCAATAACATCCAGCTATAAACGACAGTACGAGGATGAAGAAGACGAGTACGACTCGGAAATGGATGACTTCATTGACGATGGCGAGCAAGATCCAGATGAAATTTCAAAACATATCAGGGAAATCTTTGGTTATGACAAGAACAA ATATAAAGATGAAAGTGACTATGCACTGAAGTTTATGGAGAGCAGTTGGAAAGAACAGCAAAAAGAAGAAGCTAGAAG TTTACGTCTCGGTATCAAAGAAGACGAAGAAGAAATGCTTTTGGAGGAGCAGGAGATGAAGAGAAAACTAGCAATGAAAGTGAAGCGGAAAAAGATTTAA
- the LOC141362458 gene encoding protein SPT2 homolog isoform X2: MDFDSVLSIASQNQGLSSVPKRYSLKTGPPKKDVKIKGVNSSAVQAFLKKQAIDQRKKELESKKAKEELLAKRVELKSDRKARAMASRTKDNFRGYNGIPVVEQPKKRRSKGEMFEEQERTDMYDDDDEDNYNYEGTDSESDEKNSQVKFKPQPRAENSNKVDSKPKKPSASARPAPPPMNFAELLKLAQKKQFEPVELKQVKKTKERPRTAEEIRELEMERKVKNQDRGKDVKPDKNLGQKDNRSQSSSNSQKKPIDGDNRNGKLPKPAGDKYSSASTSKKPKPKTSNERPHGSAKPTENRTNSGSSGALNNKVAIKTGPSFQAKQAPPRPPQSQRPTTSSDLTPKKGNISVPQGKPSISGIRSGVASDPARSGQGPQKSSDRGGHPQKLVKPGNVQRPGSGAPPRPGSNGLVRPSSGDSSKQPRPGGSLQGQQIPGGSRAPLNGPSRMRGGFSGRPVNGMGSGPGRPQCTVVAETISSKNFTPRPGMMAQRPPGPQGPRTMIDASGHRVLVRPPGPPLPPITSSYKRQYEDEEDEYDSEMDDFIDDGEQDPDEISKHIREIFGYDKNKYKDESDYALKFMESSWKEQQKEEARSLRMAVFEDQEEERRELEEMQRKNPKKRKI; encoded by the exons AACTGGAGAGTAAGAAGGCAAAAGAGGAGCTACTGGCCAAAAGAGTGGAGCTGAAATCAGACAGGAAGGCACGAGCGATGGCTTCACGGACCAAGGACAATTTCAGAGGTTACAATGGCATCCCCGTTGTCGAGCAGCCCAAAAAGAGGCGATCAAAGGGGGAGATGTTTGAGGAACAGGAAAGAACAGACAtgtatgatgatgatgatgaggacaATTACAACTACGAGGGTACAGATTCCGAATCCGATGAGAAAAACAGTCAGGTTAAGTTTAAGCCTCAGCCTCGTGCCGAAAACTCAAACAAAGTCGACAGCAAGCCGAAAAAACCCAGTGCTTCAGCTAGGCCTGCCCCACCACCAATGAACTTTGCAGAACTTTTGAAGCTTGCACAGAAAAAACAATTTGAACCTGTTGAACTGAAACAAGTAAAGAAGACAAAAGAGAGGCCTAGAACTGCAGAGGAGATTCGAGAACTTGAAATGGAGCGTAAAGTTAAAAATCAAGACAGAGGGAAGGATGTGAAACCTGACAAGAATTTAGGGCAAAAGGACAACAGATCTCAGTCCAGCTCAAATTCCCAAAAGAAACCCATAGATGGTGACAACAGAAATGGGAAGCTGCCCAAGCCAGCTGGAGATAAGTATTCATCTGCCAGTACCAGCAAAAAGCCAAAGCCCAAAACTTCCAACGAAAGACCACATGGTTCTGCCAAACCTACCGAAAACAGAACCAACTCTGGCTCCTCAGGTGCCTTAAATAATAAAGTTGCCATAAAGACCGGTCCCTCATTTCAGGCTAAACAAGCACCACCCAGACCCCCACAGAGCCAAAGGCCCACAACCTCAAGTGACCTTACCCCAAAGAAGGGGAATATCTCAGTACCTCAAGGAAAACCAAGTATTTCTGGAATTCGCAGTGGAGTTGCATCCGATCCCGCTAGATCAGGTCAAggacctcaaaaaagctcaGACAGAGGTGGGCATCCTCAGAAACTGGTAAAACCAGGAAATGTACAACGACCTGGGAGCGGTGCTCCACCTCGGCCGGGTAGCAATGGACTTGTACGACCCTCTTCCGGTGATTCCTCAAAGCAACCAAGACCGGGTGGTAGCCTTCAAGGGCAGCAGATTCCTGGAGGCTCCAGGGCTCCTTTAAATGGACCAAGCAGGATGAGAGGCGGTTTTTCCGGGAGGCCAGTAAACGGCATGGGCTCAGGTCCTGGTAGACCACAGTGTACTGTTGTTGCAGAGACTATTTCTTCAAAGAACTTTACACCAAGACCTGGGATGATGGCCCAAAGGCCTCCAGGACCCCAAGGCCCCAGAACGATGATTGACGCCTCGGGTCACAGAGTCTTGGTTAGACCTCCTG GACCACCGCTGCCGCCAATAACATCCAGCTATAAACGACAGTACGAGGATGAAGAAGACGAGTACGACTCGGAAATGGATGACTTCATTGACGATGGCGAGCAAGATCCAGATGAAATTTCAAAACATATCAGGGAAATCTTTGGTTATGACAAGAACAA ATATAAAGATGAAAGTGACTATGCACTGAAGTTTATGGAGAGCAGTTGGAAAGAACAGCAAAAAGAAGAAGCTAGAAG CCTGCGAATGGCAGTGTTTGAGGACCAGGAGGAGGAAAGACGAGAGCTCGAGGAGATGCAACGCAAGAATCCCAAGAAGAGAAAAATCTGA